From Camelina sativa cultivar DH55 chromosome 5, Cs, whole genome shotgun sequence:
ttcattgcatcaaaagtttttgatgttgttttctcatatctaataaaaattatgcagaaactatattaataaaaaaaattacaggtttttatctctaatcttttttattattttttaagaataaatttttcaaaactataaaaacaaaaacaatttcttcattaattaattttttattaatttatcgaattattaatttattcataaactaaaatctctataaattaatagaattttatggTCTAATCTTATTAATTTGTAGACGTtttattgtatataatatacaaaaaataataatggttcGTTTTATAATATTGGTGAAAGTCATGTGGCCAAAAGATTACCTCAGTGGGTTTTGGAGTTCTTGAAGAGTATTTTATTCATCATGACAATGATCTAACATTAAGTGGTGTTGTGATTTATACAGGAAATTATGTTCAAGAATCTGAAGACTAAGCTAATGAAACTCAGAGACAATGAGAAGTTTATTCGAGGAGTTCTAGATGGaggaatatatattgttgatacGGAAAAGTCGGAGcttgttgagagagagaaagggttCTTTGTCAAGTGATTATGACGACTTAGTGACTAATTAAAGGTAaaaattttgatgatgattgtttGTTATTGCTTAATGTGGAGATTAAGTTATTTAGTTTATAGAGAGATCATTACTAAACAATATCCTCTGtttcatttgtttcatttttatgttGCTTTGTGAATTTTATAATAATCTAGAGATTTGGCTTAATCGAAAgacttggttttgttgatttttcatttctttgtttttattttagttttttttcaacttGTTAACGATTTTTCTGATTTGATATTATCTACTACTACCATTTTACCGGGGCCGCTCATGTTAATACAAACTAATTCTATTTAGAATGGCTCTTCATCctatttagaaaacaaaccaaGGACTGcttttaatttaaacaaaaatacataaatttaactaaattcttgTTTAGACTAACGATAGTGTTCAggtgctaaaaaaaaaagactaacaatagtgtattaaaaaaaaacaaattagatcgATGTTGGTAAGAAGCACCATATAGGCCCATGATTACGTTGTTAGTcacaattaataatttaaaattttacattcatattCACTGTTAGTAATACTCTATTACtattgaaaatagtttttttagtttttgaactTTTAGTAATTTCAAAATGATTTAATGGTGCTTCTTAGTTAAATAAACCAAACTCTAAATATCATTGTTTTATGTGAGACTGCACAGAATTttatcaacaaatctcaaatcaTAACAACTTACCTAATTCACTAAAATTCATCAAAATCTTATACTATAACTTtcattaaaactcaaatcttcACAAATATTTAGAGCTTCCCTGCTTCAGTCCTTTGTGTATGTTTTTGATTCCTCTGCTTGAAATTGTTAAACCAATTCTTGAGATGTTTGGTTTgtatttcttgtcattttcttgtttttatttctttttttgaaaatagcTAGCTTGTCCTTTAATATTGAAACCAAATGTCCAAATAGTATAATAATGTCTTAAAAATTCTGGATCAGCTCTATGTAAAAAGTACGGTTGTGGGTGGGCTAGAGCAGTTTCAACTTTGACATTTATAAAAACCGCTCCAAAACGaatcaaattttctaaaaaggGTATTGgttttattcaatatatatgaaattgCTATAcgaaattaagattttataaccATTTAAATTTGACCAGGGAAAATGATTCCGTGAATAATTGAGTAATCAAAGTAGGTTAGGTGAGTGAGAATGTGCATCATAATTCTCCCATGATTTTGATTTCCTTCTTCCCCGGCAGGGAACAATACGTGTTAACATGTGAAACTcaatcatatctttttttttttttttggactaaTAATCATATCCGCATCTACATCCACAAATATATGTAAACAACAAGAAGTTTTTAGTTTgcaacactaaacaaaataaaaaaaaaagattaatcaacaataatttatataagaaaaaaatgtattccaATGTGAATAAGTTTCCACCTAATACAGCACGAGTGTTGAAAGAGCATTATGCAAATTGGGATTAGTTGATTAATATGCAACCACTTTCGTTGTCAAAGCTTAGAGGTACACATCAAAATTCCCCTTTTCTATTGCTTTTCCACACGAAATCCAAATTTTAATGCTATATATTCGTAAGTGATCCGTTCTGGAATTTCGAATTTTTGGGTTGGCTAGGATTTTTGGAAGGGATATTCTCGACTAAATTGGATGTTTTCAGCTTTGGGGGTCAAATATATAGTTCATAAAATTACAATTGGCaagaaccattttttttttttttacttggaccataatcctcccatctatatattatctttgtttttttttgttttttttttgtcaaacaactttgttttattatttataagtttcaCTTACCAACCTAAGATTTTGCAGTGTATGTGCTATCCAACGATTAAATTGAAGTAATGCAAATTTCGAAAATAAGGAAAGTGCCAGCCAAGCAGGGAGAGGATACACCAGAAGTTTGGAACTGGGAACCACGTCAAGTATATAGATCATGGGGCTCACAAACCCATACGGCTCTATCGGCCACGTACTGGCAGTATCGCTTCTTTAGCCGCCTATGTGCTCCGAATCCAGAAGAGACCACAAACCAAACCCTTTCAATATTGGAGTTTtcagctctctctctcattttttttagcCGTTGTATTTCTTACATAACTCAATTCTTCACGTATTTCTTACTAAAACTTTCATTAATTAAACTCAAATCCTCACAATTCTTCACGTTTGTAAACGAAAATCAACTGTTCAGTTGTTCCTTAATCTTGTTAATTAAATGATCAATTATGTATGCCTTGTTGGTGGTTGGTATAATATCAATACCACACAAATCCcccttttaataaaagggaagtacacaacttaagttttatagactttataaaaaatataaatggttacaaatgcatactaataggttatatataaaatatacattaatcATATACTCTTCATAAAataactctttatatatagataataaataataaatccataaatcatggagtatatagataataaataataaatccataaatcGTGGAGCAAATATATCATGAAGATCACAACATagttatttcaaatgatcttctttttaataaaagaaaagtacataacatagtttatattatttatattataatataaaataaagagaagtacacaatatagtttatattatagtgattagattatattatttaatttaaaattataatcgtagagttatttcaaatgatctcctttttaataaaaagaagtacacaatatagtttttgtagactttatatttttaattaattataaatgattacaaataggttatagataggttatagattaattcatatattaatggttacacctaaatattgggtgcaaccttaattggagatattccaaattgataattgatatattaatggtaataaataaaatcatggatctttcaaactgtattttcagaagattttagtcatatatcaagttgtttccaaagatctttaaacacaatattagaaatttactttccacagattttattgataaactaTAACGTTCAATAAAAATTACGACCATGCTAAGCAcaaattgaattttgtttttatattataattttaagacttACAAACTCAAGCAcgagttaaatttttatatactctagcacGGAAGCTGCTGGACACACTCTAGCacggattaataattttatatactctaacacgggttaaaattaacaatataagacttacataatacatttacatttcatgaataatatttacaataaaaattatttgcatgagttgcatccaaataatattatatacaattacatatataatattttaaaaataataaaatgtatttcaatccgtgctgtagcacgggtccaaatctagtatatattaaaaagttctGCCATATACATAGTTAAATACCTCTAACATGTTCTTGTTCGAGATTTTTCCAACTAGtgtgtatatattaattatacaatATAAGATGTTTACTTGACTGAAATAGATGTAGTGTcgttcttttctatttttgttggtgactaatattgttttctattttgttttgtttaagacAGTAGTATGTATATCTTGttgaagatattatatatagtgtGTTCGATTGATAAGTACTGTAGAGATTTCAAGATATTGTTACTTATATCCAATATGTGTTAGAAAATCTACAAcaagtatatacatatataagatatataacaCTACACATTATAATTCAAATGAGTTGACccaatattatacatatataaaacacTTAGACATATATGGATTGGcatggtaaaagaaaaaaaaaaaaaaaataaaaagataaaagaaaagtaaaccaagtaaaatgaagaaaatatagTCGTCAGGAAGTGCAACTGCCTCGTGCACCCGAGAGGGTCATGCCATTTCCATGTCCTTATATCATTACGTTCGATTACGTACAATCTTATCTTCCTGGAGATAACTGTTATCTTTTTATCTCTTGTTACTTGTTAGTAATCTTCCTGGAGAATTCTCATCATGAACATTATACGTACGTTTTTAAATGTATACCACTAACTGTGACATTTTGTGGTTCTTATCAAGACATGTCTATATGTTTTACACCttgcatatatattttctttcgcattattatgtcatcaaaataatttaatcaacATGTATCTGAGATTCTCGTTGTTAAGGCTATAATcattagattaaaaaaagattttggtaGTGGTCCACACAAATTGTAGTTTTATGTTGAACTTTAGAGATTGCAAATGATAAGGCCATTAAGGTGGTTGGGTTTGTGTACATTACATGGGGACAAGTTTCTGAGATCCTATATAggtattttatttaattgaagCCACCTGGATTTATGCGTAATATACCTAAACACACATTGCCAAATATACTAATGGCTACTTTTACTTTAGTTCGACTAtgttgaaataaaaatacatttcactTGGAAAATATCGTATCGATGTGTCACCTTCGTATATGTACTCCAACGTTAATATTGTCATTTTACACTATGTCTATGTGTACACATTTAGCTGTATAATTCAGAAAATGACCGTAAATTACTTAATATATCGTACGTATAATATCAATGATACTCTTAACAATATtctaaagaaatatataatgaattaatGTCTTAAGACATTCCAAAACGAGGATTTTGTTAGCTGGAGGGGTCCGTGGACTTCCTTTGGATTTATAAATCTCATGTCTTCGGAAACAGCCTAACAAATCTCTTTCACCAATATAAATGTAATCTCATAagtatatgtttattaatgAATCCAACCCAAACCATAGTTTATCTATTGAATCTCAACAAGCCATCATTCAATTTCATTTGCCTTTATTTATTACTAGTATCAATAGGATCTTACGTACGTTCTGCTACATATACACTAGAAATACgagttgacaaaaacaaaaacactaaagATATATTACTTGTCACTAAAACTTGTAACtctaaaaataagtttattcttatcattttcttctctctcttcccctaTATATAACCATATCATAATCACTAAGCATACAAATTCACcaactccctctctctctcttctgatcacgtaaaccctaattttctttGCCTACAAAAACTATGGAAATTGAAGCTACCACTATACAGAAACGAAGAAGCATCCCAACCATAGCCATGcacaaacaatcaaaaacacTAACCAAATCGAAACCAAAGATCCGAATCATCCACATATTCGCACCGGAGATCATCAAGACGGATGTCTCCAACTTCCGTGAAATCGTCCAGAATCTCACCGGAAAACAAGATCATCACCACGATCTCCACCACCAACAGGGTCTCAaaagaaaccctagatctaGAGTAAgtcatcatgatcatgatcatcatcatcatcatcaagttcATGACATGAACAAGAGCCATGGTTTCTCCATAAGCTCGGAAgccgaagacgaagaagaagaagggatggTGTCAATGACGTGGAACGGACATGGCGGCGAGACCTCCGGTGGATTCTTGAATGGCTTAGGATATTACGACGGCTTCATTCAGGAGCTAGGTGAACTCCCCTATATGCCCTTGGCCATTGACTCTACCGATGCAGCGATGCTTCCTCCCACTTACATGGCAGCGTTTTCGCAGAGCCTCACCAATACTCCTAATTAAACCGTCTAGAGCGGaaacatctttttaaaattctatttattcAAGTAGgttaacttaaaataaaattttatttcttctttatatacAAGCTTTTAGCTAGAagctaatttttggttttttcgacaattataaaagtttgaCTTTTGGATAATCATCTTGTGAATCGTGGGGAGATTTGGgattatgattattaattacGAGTTCTATTTCTtaatcatattcttcttctctggtttGTATTTTAATATGTGATTACCATATTATTTAGGCAGCGTAGGTATCAATTGAATCATTAGAAAGATAGATATGAATCATAATTAATGGTCATCTATGCAGTGTGTGTGGATCATTTTGTTAGTAGAATTATGATAAATTGAAAATAGAATTTCCCAAAAATACGTACtaagaaaacctttttttatgtAAGATtctgaaaatatgtaacaaaataTCATTAGCTTTGGCTATAACTTAATTAACTAACATTTGTTGAATGCACGTTTAGAAAAGTTTTAAACTGTTTTCTTTTACTCCAAATATCTATACATATTTGCgaattgttttctttgcttattCAAATGGACCGAAGaaatagatatatacatattgatTGATTGACTGATAGTTACTTAACATAAGATAATCACAAATGGGGCCATAATTTTAATTCAAGataccaaatataatatatgaaaaatacttaTATGAGCCGACAAGTAACCACAATTACAAacgtgtgtgtgtatgtgtcaTGTTGGTgaattgtgaatttgtgatgaTGCATGATGATGGAACGACACatcaaaaaataactaaaaatgttaaatctgagctctctctctctctctctctctctctctcttacagagaaagagtttatgaagatcaaaaacagagaaagagtttATGAAGATCAAAACAGAGAATCTGTAAGTACTTGGAAAACTTGAGAAGACTGACGAAAGAACATAAGAGAAGGACGATGTTTTAACGTATGGAGATGACCCTCAAGGTTATAAAGTTATCAACTTCAAACATTTACAGACACCAACTTGGTGGTTGGCTCTTTGTAAGTAACACAGAAAGAACaaaggaacaagaacaacaacggCTAGTAACATCTAACTATCGTATTCAAGAGTTTCTACAACAGTGGATGATGGTGTTTCCATCCTCGTTAGAACTTCAGGCACTCCTGCTGTATCTCTTACTATCTGCGggaaaaaccaaacaaacaaaagcagTTAGTGCAACGATCTCAATCCATCACACCACTCTTAACAAAATCTGAGCATGGTATTAAGCAAACTATTCAACAAACTTACAAGAATCTCTTCGTCTAGATAAGATATCATGAAGAATCTTTCAAAGGAACCACCTAAAGCAAATAACACTAGTTGGTTCAGTGCACAAGTGAGCAGAAAATGgtttatgtataataaaataacgAATAAAGTAGCTTACTCAGGGGAATTCTTAGACCACTGGCTAAAGTATCCTTGATAAGAGCAGGAAGCTGCTGCAAAGTTGTGGCCGCTTGAACCAATGCCCCTTTTAGCTGTTCAGGAACTGCTTCTTCAATGACTGTTGGGGATTCAACCATACCTTCAATATACTCTTCTCTCAATCTCAGAGGTCCCTCAACAGTCAATTTCGATGACAGAATGATTTTGCTTTCTATctgcaatttttgttttcactgtGAGTAACATCCTCTATAATTCCATACTACAtctaaacaaattttgaaaaagtgtTTCAGTAAGTTACCGAGTTCAGAAGTTTGATATTTGCGGTGGCCTTTGCGTTAGCATCCTTGATCAGTATCTCCATTTTTGATAAATTAGCTAATGTTGAAGGAAACCTCCTGAAACAATACAATCAGATAGCAAAACACTTCTAaactttgaataaaaaaagagtgagaaAGTGATAAGTAGGTATGTGTATTTACTCAAAGATAACACGAGCAGCGAGTAAACCAGGACTTCCAGAACCAAACCACTCAAACTTCCATCTGCCTTCGAAACAAGGAGACCTGGAAAGCTATAGGAACCAGTTAAAAGACAactaacctaaaaaaaaacaaaagcaaaaaattgTAACCAAAAGAGTAAAAGAAGCAACTACGTGGTTGGTCTGGGAGTCGGGTTAAGCCGCTCTAGACTCGTAATCCTCTCATTCACATCAATCCTTTGCATATTGGTTGTTTTCCCTGTAACTAATGCCTCAAAGCCTCCAGCATCCTTCAACTGTGTACATAGACTAATTTCAGAACAAACAAGATTTGAAAAGTTCAAAACACAGAACTGTTCCTAAGTACTTTAACAAAACCCAATTGATAATTCAAAATCTAgactttgagaaagaaaaaacaaaaattctgtttgtttttataatgtccaaaaaaaaataatacaatttcaCCTCAATTATCCCCATTTTGTTCCTCAGCATAAGACAGAGATAGTAAAAGAGACCAGATTTCAAAAACCAGAGatctaaaacaaatacatttAACTTCATATATCGACCCAAGTAATTAAAGTCCAAGAGTCTTACAGCGAGAAGAAGAGATTCCTTAGCAGAAAGGCGCTCCATTTCTCTGGCATAAACAGAAGGAGATCCTTGTACTGTTTCCTGCACCATTGCTCTTAAACCCCTCCTTCTCCGGTACGAACTCCTCCAACCCTTCACCACCGGAACTACAGCGACAAAACTCTTCGACGGTGAAGCTGAGCCTGGAAATCCCAATTTAACCGCACAGGTACCCGTAATCGAACTATGTATCGACGCCATTGAAGTAGAAGAAGCAGGCGAAAGAGACATGGAAGGAagccaaagaaaaaagattgagaATTTTTGTGCtttcaatcaaacaacaaacatcagaagaaaaaaaaaaatacaacagaGTTTT
This genomic window contains:
- the LOC104785162 gene encoding probable plastid-lipid-associated protein 13, chloroplastic, coding for MSLSPASSTSMASIHSSITGTCAVKLGFPGSASPSKSFVAVVPVVKGWRSSYRRRRGLRAMVQETVQGSPSVYAREMERLSAKESLLLALKDAGGFEALVTGKTTNMQRIDVNERITSLERLNPTPRPTTSPCFEGRWKFEWFGSGSPGLLAARVIFERFPSTLANLSKMEILIKDANAKATANIKLLNSIESKIILSSKLTVEGPLRLREEYIEGMVESPTVIEEAVPEQLKGALVQAATTLQQLPALIKDTLASGLRIPLSGSFERFFMISYLDEEILIVRDTAGVPEVLTRMETPSSTVVETLEYDS